The following are encoded together in the Daucus carota subsp. sativus chromosome 5, DH1 v3.0, whole genome shotgun sequence genome:
- the LOC108223722 gene encoding amino acid transporter AVT1C, which translates to MKNSVWDQSFCIDSEEDEEVKHIKDEDDEADSDSSSYSYDDEQQSKPNSLCNAWPQSFRQSIDLYGSLQSPTLNFLGTSALSQYGSSLLSSSLTGIHTSEILPSYGNPLIPKDNGPQQRSGSHSLLPPVPSRTSLRKVTTDQISKDVHQLPASGKSSFSQSVLNGINILCGVAILSTPYAVQQGGWAGLPVLLIFGILSFYTGLLLRKCLDSQPGLETYPDIGQAAFGTVGRAVISIILYVELYASAVGYIISMSDNLSSLFPHAHLSLAGFELYSHHLFAFLTTLAVLPTVWLRDLSVLSYISVGGVVASILLALCLIWIGVVDDVGFKAKGTSLNLSTLPVALGLYGFCFGGHAVFPNLYTSMEKRNQFPLVLLTSFGFSMVLYAGVAVVGYLMFGELTESQFTLNMPINLAASKISIWTTVVNPFTKYALTMSPVAMSLEELIPSSYPNYHMYSIFIRTSLVVSTLLVGLTIPFFGLLLSLIGSSVTMLVTFILPCICFLRIAGGESYNLSVDALCPDNHGWDHLSSFRKLLSHSKYYRRITLARLELSSVRRQVIVSYRKRIRQ; encoded by the exons atgaagaaCTCTGTTTGGGACCAGAGTTTTTGTATCGATAGTGAGGAGGATGAAGAAGTTAAACACATTAAAGATGAGGATGATGAGGCTGATTCGGATTCTTCAAGCTATTCATATGATGATGAGCAACAGAGCAAACCTAATTCTTTATGTAATGCATGGCCTCAAAGTTTCAG GCAATCAATTGATTTATATGGTAGTCTGCAATCACCAACCCTCAACTTTCTTGGAACTTCTGCGTTATCACAATATGGCAGCTCGCTTCTTTCCTCATCACTTACAGGGATTCATACTTCCGAAATATTGCCGAGTTATGGTAATCCTTTGATCCCAAAAGATAATGGACCTCAGCAAAGAAGCGGTTCTCATTCCCTCCTTCCTCCTGTTCCGTCAAGAACATCTCTAAGGAAAGTGACTACTGATCAGATATCCAAGGATGTACATCAACTTCCAGCTTCAGGAAAGAGTTCGTTTAGCCAATCTGTGCTGAACG GTATTAATATTTTGTGTGGAGTCGCTATACTTTCTACACCCTATGCAGTCCAACAAGGAGGTTGGGCTGGGCTTCCTGTATTGTTGATATTCGGAATCCTATCTTTCTACACGGGGCTTCTCTTGCGTAAATGCTTGGATAGTCAGCCAGGTCTCGAGACATACCCAGACATAGGGCAGGCAGCCTTTGGCACTGTGGGACGTGCTGTCATCTCT ATAATCTTATATGTGGAATTATAC GCTTCGGCTGTTGGATATATAATTTCGATGAGCGATAATCTGTCATCTCTGTTTCCACATGCACACTTAAGTTTGGCAGGTTTTGAATTATATTCACATCATCTGTTTGCCTTTTTAACCACCCTTGCTGTCCTTCCCACAGTTTGGCTCCGTGACCTCAGTGTTCTAAGCTACATATCCG TTGGGGGAGTTGTTGCATCAATATTGCTGGCTTTGTGCTTGATTTGGATTGGAGTGGTTGATGATGTTGGTTTCAAGGCCAAAGGGACAAGTCTGAACCTATCTACTCTTCCTGTTGCTCTTGGTCTCTATGGTTTCTGCTTTGGGGGACATGCTGTTTTTCCAAATTTATACACATCAATGGAGAAACGTAACCAGTTCCCTCTTGTTCTCCTAACTAG CTttggtttttctatggtgttgTACGCTGGAGTTGCTGTGGTAGGATATTTGATGTTTGGAGAATTAACAGAATCGCAGTTTACTCTCAACATGCCCATTAATTTGGCTGCCTCTAAGATTTCTATTTGGACTACG GTGGTTAATCCATTTACCAA ATATGCGCTAACCATGTCCCCGGTGGCAATGAGTCTGGAAGAATTGATACCGTCAAGCTATCCTAACTATCACATGTACTCGATCTTCATCAGAACATCATTGGTAGTCTCAACTTTACTCGTAGGCCTAACCATCCCATTTTTCG GTCTGCTTCTGTCATTGATTGGGTCATCAGTAACCATGCTAGTG ACCTTCATACTTCCTTGCATTTGCTTCCTGCGCATTGCGGGGGGGGAAAGTTACAACCTTTCAG TGGATGCTCTGTGTCCTGATAACCACGGTTGGGACCATCTCAGCAGCTTTCGGAAGCTACTCAGCCATAGCAAATATTATAGAAGAATTACTCTAGCTAGGTTGGAACTCTCTTCTGTTAGAAGACAGGTTATAGTTTCCTACCGGAAAAGAATTCGTCAATGA
- the LOC108220709 gene encoding thioredoxin-like 3-2, chloroplastic isoform X2 yields the protein MSGIIQISPLTKHPLDSSRLLLFQSQLNFPSSSSILQLGFEYSNRFCVIKGGNLRALTNNYTQGSVQNGLESSPVKLELISSETQFDRVIADAQQLDESVIVLWMASWCRKCIYLKPKLEKLAAEYFPRKCQPCSFGRIAKNRVRLSEDTKLTWSLTRFVI from the exons ATGTCTGGGATTATACAAATATCCCCACTTACAAAACACCCATTAGACTCTTCAAGATTGCTCCTTTTTCAATCTCAGCTCAATTTCCCATCAAGTTCATCAATCTTGCAACTGGGTTTTGAATATTCAAACAGATTTTGTGTAATTAAAGGTGGGAATTTGAGGGCGTTGACTAATAATTATACACAAGGGTCTGTGCAAAATGGGTTGGAATCATCTCCAGTGAAGCTAGAGCTGATTTCTAGTGAAACCCAGTTTGATCGTGTGATTGCTGATGCACAACAGTTAGATGAATCTGTGATTGTTTTATG GATGGCAAGCTGGTGCAGAAAATGCATCTATTTGAAACCGAAATTGGAAAAATTGGCTGCTGAGTACTTCCCAAG AAAATGCCAACCGTGCAG CTTTGGAAGGATAGCCAAAAACAGGGTGAGGTTATCGGAGGACACAAAGCTTACTTGGTCGTTAACGAGGTTCGTGATATGA
- the LOC108220709 gene encoding thioredoxin-like 3-2, chloroplastic isoform X1, with product MSGIIQISPLTKHPLDSSRLLLFQSQLNFPSSSSILQLGFEYSNRFCVIKGGNLRALTNNYTQGSVQNGLESSPVKLELISSETQFDRVIADAQQLDESVIVLWMASWCRKCIYLKPKLEKLAAEYFPRVRFYCVDVNNVPHKLVVRAGVTKMPTVQLWKDSQKQGEVIGGHKAYLVVNEVRDMIECEYTL from the exons ATGTCTGGGATTATACAAATATCCCCACTTACAAAACACCCATTAGACTCTTCAAGATTGCTCCTTTTTCAATCTCAGCTCAATTTCCCATCAAGTTCATCAATCTTGCAACTGGGTTTTGAATATTCAAACAGATTTTGTGTAATTAAAGGTGGGAATTTGAGGGCGTTGACTAATAATTATACACAAGGGTCTGTGCAAAATGGGTTGGAATCATCTCCAGTGAAGCTAGAGCTGATTTCTAGTGAAACCCAGTTTGATCGTGTGATTGCTGATGCACAACAGTTAGATGAATCTGTGATTGTTTTATG GATGGCAAGCTGGTGCAGAAAATGCATCTATTTGAAACCGAAATTGGAAAAATTGGCTGCTGAGTACTTCCCAAG AGTAAGATTCTACTGCGTTGATGTCAACAATGTCCCACACAAACTTGTGGTTCGTGCAGGGGTCACC AAAATGCCAACCGTGCAG CTTTGGAAGGATAGCCAAAAACAGGGTGAGGTTATCGGAGGACACAAAGCTTACTTGGTCGTTAACGAGGTTCGTGATATGATTGAATGTGAGTATACATTGTAA